The genomic region ATTATGTAAATCAATTTTGTCGCGATGAATGGCATCATAAATCTTATCGTTCAGCGTATCGGCTTGTGACATGGCTTCTATAGCATAATAAATTTTGGCGGCGGATGCCCAGTTTGCGCGAAGAATAGCGGGTACGTAACGGAAGCTAACATCATCCGGGATATTCATCAGCCAGGTTTTAAGATGTGGATGCAGACTATAACAATGCGGGCATCCGTACCAGAAGAACTCCAGAACTTCGATTTTGGCGCTATCCTCAGTAGGTTGAGGTTTGGCCAGAACAATATAATCCTTACCTTCAACAATATCAGTTTGCGCACTGGTTATATTAATAAAACCAAAAGTCGACACTAAGAACAGAACTGCAAGAAACTGATAGTGATTCATTTTAATCCCCGAATAAAAGTGCTTCATTGATACTGGATT from Nitrosomonas ureae harbors:
- a CDS encoding thiol:disulfide interchange protein DsbA/DsbL translates to MNHYQFLAVLFLVSTFGFINITSAQTDIVEGKDYIVLAKPQPTEDSAKIEVLEFFWYGCPHCYSLHPHLKTWLMNIPDDVSFRYVPAILRANWASAAKIYYAIEAMSQADTLNDKIYDAIHRDKIDLHNESVLFDWIEKQGIDRKKFESVYNSFTVQNQIAKSTQMTRQYQLNGVPALVINGKYVTSGRMGATPQDTIKTLERLIEKARKE